The genomic interval AGAATTCATATTTGAGATTTCAGCAGAAATTCCATTCATAAAGGCATAGGCTACCAGCAATCTGCCTGACGGTACAAGGTTAACGAGACCTTAGTCCTTCTAGGAGGAAAGAGGAAACTTTGAAAGAAGCATCGAAATGACCTGCAACTCCGTTGACTTGTGCAACAGGTCTTGTTACCAAGCAGAACTCTTGCTCCATAGCCATAGCTCTGGCTGGATGGGAGAACTGCAGGGAACAAGTAAAGAAACCAGGAAGTGgttgataattttttaaaagagatgctCCACTGTGGTATCAGCAGACACTGTGCCGAGCAGGTGCTGTTTTCCAGAAGAAAGAAGTTCTGCTCACTTGTATCAGTTGTGCGCATACGGCGTTCCTAAATCCCCGCTCTAAACCATGGCATATGATGTTTCTGTGCAGTTATACAGCTGCCCAATTTCACCCCAGAAATGATGCCTTCATCTTAGCGTTGGGCAAAGTGACCCCCCAAGGCCGAATTTGTACATCAGTCGGCTGTAGAGGTAAAGCAtggtgggatcctgcagggagaAAAAGACTTCGATGGAGGGGACTCCGTAAAAAGATGCACATGCAAGTACGCCTTGCCTTACTGCGCCCCATATGGCAGCTTGCTTTGATCAGGGCAAGGAGAAACCAAACACCTTAATTAACAGGAGAAGTCAGTTTCCCTTTTAACAAAGTCCCATAAAGAAGCACTTGAACAACAATTTAAAGTCCTTACCTCCAAGCCCAGGTCTTATGTTCTGGGTAAGCCAGAAGTTCAAAAGAAAAAGGCTCTGGGTCTGGTCAGATCAATCTCCAGGTAGCTAGGATCACCCTTCCTTGCCAGTTGTGCAGCTTCTGGTCTCCCCAGTCAGTTTCCTCACCTTAAATAGAGTAGCCTGTCGGGTGGAGCAGGGAGCTTCCTTGATTATATGCAGGGGATTCTGATTGCAGCTCACGGCTGGCCCTTAAAGGGTCATGTGCTCCGTTACAGGCTCATATTAAAATCAAGGCTAGCAAGGGCTCTTCCGTCTCCCAACAAACTTTTGGTTTAGACGCAGAGAGCCTAAAATTAAAATGACTACAGCAGATAAGGCAAAATACTTGCCAACACAGGATAACAGTGCGTCAGCATCCTTTCAGAGTCATGTAGCTAGCCTCATGGAAATGAACAGATACAGGAACTAGCGAAGTTGAAAATTACTGGTCACTTCTGAGAACCTCTAGCTTTGCACATGGATGTTCACAAAGGGAAAACTGATCTCTTAGTGCAGTGGGAAGTAAGAGTTCGGAGCAGGACTAAATTTCAGAAGATCTCTCCCAGCTGAGTACTTCAAGGTCCCTCATCAGTTGCCCCCACAATTGAAAACCACTCCTGTTTAGAAGGCAGATGAAAATAATGTGACTAATACAGCATAACTACTGCTCCAACAGTGCAAAATCTGCATATCTTCTGTGCAATTGTCTGCTAGGAAGGTGCATCATGTATTTCAATAAAAGATTACAGAAATTTGAAGGCACGTTCTGCCTGAAATTTAGACAGTTTGGAAGTTAGACAACATAAGTCACAGGATGAAGGTTTAAATGATCAGCCAAATCACAGTATTTAGTAGAATTGTAACTAGGGTTCAGTGGTGCGATTTACAAATTCTGGCAATGCATTCATTTCAGATTTTCTGTTGAGGCTATGGTAATGATGTCTGAAATTTCAAAAGGGTCAAAGAGGAATGAGATGAAGACTGGTACTCCTTAACGTTCACCTCTGCCATAACACTAAGCCCACAAAACTTGATGCCAAGTTCTGGGCAATGGAAAAAAAGGGAAGTTCCTTTTTCAAGACACTGCTGAGttttatgcagggccggctccaggcaccaggcatccaagcacatgcttggggcggcacctggtaaggggcggcggggggggagcgtggcgcggcattctgcggggggggggggcgctccggcggccaGGCGCGACAGGCTCTGGCTGTGTGGGGCTCGGcaagggggcggcgcgggcgcggtgCTGGAgtggggttctggcggcgctcggtgggggcgggctctggcggcgcggcaCTCAGGAGGGGGGACAGCGCAGGgctcggtgctcgggggggttccggcgcgcgGTGGGGGTGCGGCGTGGGtgtggcgctggaggggggttccggttGGCCACCCAACTTGGGCCTTGGTGTTGTCTCCTCCtggtgtagacttctgggctcaggctggagcctgcgcTCAAGGAACCCACAGGGTGGCggggtcccagaactcaggctccaAGCCCAGAAGactatacagcaatgaaacagccccacagcccaagctacctggcacaggccagctgcagataTCTAGTTgttgtgtagacctaccctcagcaGGACCCTACGGCAGATCTTGCTTCCTCTGCTCTCCCCCTCTTTGGAGGGAAGGTAGCGGTGCTGGCTTACGTCCTCTGGCTCTCTACCCCAGCATCCCTAGCAAGCCTAACCTACAGGCTTCTCTCCGGAGTACATCTTCTAGTCTACCTTACTGCAGAAACACGATAGGGCTGGGCCGTTACAGGGTTGGACAAAATCTATTTAAAGCACTGAAAGCAGGATTCAGAAAATATACACTATTAGCATTGAGAGAAGCATCCCATCTGGTTGCCTACAATAAAATTGATGTCACCATCCTTTGAGCCTCCTTGTTTGAGAGCTGGGTTTGGGGAAGTGCACGCACAGCTTGTTCCAGAGTCCAGTGACTCTGGGATGGAGCTCAGATAATGGTGTTTTACACCTGGGACATCGTTCTTTTAGGGCGCTCACGCAGAAGCTGGATGACTTCCAGATCAGCCAGTTTCATGTTCTTAATGAAAGCCTCTGTACCCCCAATAAACTATGTGTCTTCATAACATCTGTACAGCAGCTATAAAAATCAATTACATGGAACAACAGTAGAAacatgtttaatatatttttagctgCCTTTAATTCAATTTTACAGTTAATGAGCATGAGCCCACTTCATGCAAACAGCCACTCTCCATAGACAACCAGCAAATGCATCACAGACCAATGACAATCCATAGACAGTTTGGAAACCACCTGCCTAATCCTCAACCGCCTATGCCGAATCATACCTGTGgtatgaaatgtatttttaatattttttccatccatgaatCACTGgttgataaaaaaaaatattccacatGAACATGTTCAAAATTTCTCCATTACAGTTCAAATTTAGCATCTGATGTCACAGCCCAACTACTATCACAGCATATTTAAGCTGCTGGGCTCTGTGGTACACCAGTATGAGCTTTAGGTTTGACAACGCAAAGAAACTTGACCAGAAGAGGAAGGAAGATCTTGCAGAAGGATGGTGTACAAGCTCGTTGTCGCACTTGCAGTCGTTGCTCTAACTTCTTCACACGGTAGGTCCCTTTGACTTGTTTTCATAGTCTATTTTGACTGCTGCGGAGCTGCTGTTTTAGCAGCACAGACAGCTGGTCCTAAGAGAACTAGgaagaatttaaaatgacatttgtaCGTTGAATTGATGTGCTTACCAAATGTGCCTCATTTACTTACCGTCATTTTAACGGATGGAGCTATTTTTCTGTATTTGCAGAATTAACGATGAATGGTGGGAGATGCTCATGCCTTCGAACTACAGATAAGATTGTGTTTAGTCCTAACCAGTTGAAGACGATAGAAATTCTCCCTGCATCTGCCTCGTGTGAAAATGTGGAAATAATGTGAGATTCAAATCTAGTATCAAATATAAATTTAAGGGGATCATTTCCAAACACTTCTCTCATGggtctttaatttatttttttccagagtaAACTTGAGAAGTGGCAGACAAATATGCTTGGATCCCAATGCAAGCCAGATAAGAAATATTTTCCAGCAGCTCATCAAGTAAGAACTACTCCATTTTTTAATCACTGATTGGTATTGAACATTCCTCAGTTTTGGACCAAAATTTCACAAAAATCGCAGGGGCCAGCATGCATCAGTGACTCAGAGTGAGGAACTCATGCAGCAGGGAGCCAGTCTCCTGCCATTGTGTTAAAGGAATCCACTGCTAGCACCTGAGAGCTGGTACAAAACAGGAAGCCCTAACTACTTCTGTTCTTGCGCCGTGCAGTAGCATTTGCCTCAAGAGCTGGGGGTGTTGACCCCACTGCACTGGCTTAATTCTAATTTAGGTAATTCTAGCAGCCCACTTGAAACATCCAACTGACACTGAAGGAGCAGTTTATTTTACTACGCTTCCTCTCAAGCCTGCACAGCGTTGCTGTGGTCTGTTAAAGAGCCAGCAGAACGTCAGAGGGTGAAGAGGCTCTATATGGGCTCACCTTTCAGTGGCGCTACCCTTCTCCATTTGGCAAAAAAATCCATGCGGGCAAAGGAAGTGGTCAGAAAGTAGATGGCCATAGAGTAGGAGACATGATGAGGGGCTTCACCTAAGAACTGTGGAATATTATCAGTAAAAGGCGTGCAGCATCAATGCAGCTTAAAGCAGATTCTCACCTTTGGATGGTCATAGAACACTCCCGAGACTCAGTCACATTGCTGCGTGAGTGAGGGCAGATGGGGCCAGAGACCATTAAAAGGAAGTCCTCACTGCTCTCTAAGACTCTGGCCCATTTAGGCTGCATCCTCATTGAGACTCTCTCTGTACTGGAATGGGAAAAGGCAATCCCTAGATTTTCAATTTACCTCTAGGATTTTTGCACAGGAAGGACTGTGATCATCCTGGATGGAAGGCATTAGACAAGACTACTAAATGTTACTCTTTTCTTTTACaggaagaagggaaagaaaaacgATAAACCCAGAATCTGAATATTTGTCAAGAAAATTATCTGATTTGTGGAGCAGGAGCCTAGGAACTTTACTTGACTTAGTGTTGTGACTCACAAAATGTATCATTTGAGCCGTTGGCTGacaaagtatatatatatatatatatatatatatagttaataTATTGTGCTGCAAGTGAGCTTTTGAAGTTCAAGAAGATACATTCATTAGAGAACAGATTGTATTTTCTTAATTTCTGTAATATACTGTACATTATGTTTTATACAATAAATACCAAAGCAACTTTCTGTCTTGGTTTTCTATTGTTGTAgagaatgttaaaaataaaaagtagtaGATGTTTTCTGCTGATGAGATGAGGAAGGAATTAAACCATGCTGGAACTTTCAAAAATATTCGTAGATAAGCCTTTTTCTGGAATATCTTTAAGGGCACCTCTTCCAACTTCACTCTCTAGTCCGGGGTAGGCAACAtgtggcacgcatgccaaaggcagcacgtgagccgattttcagtggcactcacactgcccgggtcctggccaccactccggggggctctgcattttaatttaattttaaatgaagcttcttacacattttcaaaaaccttactttacatacaacaatagtttagttatatattatagacttatagaaagagatgttctaaaagcattaaaatgtaaaactggcatgcgaaaccttaaattagagtgaataaatgaagactcggcacaccacttctgaaaggttgctgacacCTGCTCTAGACAAGACTAGCCAATACTTTGTGTACACATAACACTGCATACTCATTTTGCTTGTATTCTGTACACCATCTAGTGGCAGGACTGCATTTGTGTTGGTTGCAATTAATGTCCTCCCAGCTCTCTTATTCCACATCTAAAATGTATTATCCAACTTTGTGTGTCATTTTTTAGGCAGTGACTAAACTCAACTTTTTCCAGGAGCTTGTAGCCATTTCACAGCCAAAAAGTTGAACAATAAACACAATGGATATAATGGATCAGGTTGTATTGACTATTTTGTTGAAATCATTTGGTTAGGATAGTTATCTAAAAGCAGAAAAACAGGACAGTCATAAGGGGAAAAGTGACGGAGGATGTCTatcctgcaatcagaggtgtgactgcagcccgGGTAGGCATACCCACACTCGCTTTAATCTAGCACAGCCTAAAAGAGCAACGAAATCATGGCTAGGGTGACTATATTTCCCTATGCGGAATACGGGCACccggtaaaattactcgtattcaagcgagttcaaaggcaatcagaactatgcagtataAATGTtccaattaacatcaagttgactgagcccctgtaaaaaaagaaatactgcgtagttggattctttttatttaccttcttatctttaaggctttagggctCACACGGGGAGAGGTCACACACACTcccgtacacctctctcacacgggGGCTGTGTATGACCGACCGactgctcgggggggagggggagaagagaagggatgacctggcccatgtctttgcagatctcatctctttcctccccctccccacccccctgtggctggaagcagctccttcttcctgcccacacagtgtcAAAAgacagctaacacctccaggctgctgctggccacggaCATAACCCAGCCACTGCTTGTCCCCCGGCTACAGCgtaggcaggaaggggttaagccgcATTGGATGCATTGTGCGCCaaggcccagggaacctgactgcaggggcttcagtgaaccTGGCCAgggagaaagcaacagagggtcctgtggcacctttaagactaacagaagtattgggagcataagctttcgtgggtaagaaaagacggttactcaccgttgtaactgttgttcttcgagatgtgttgctcatatccattccattaggtgtgtgcgcgccgcgtgcacgatcgtcggaagattttctaccctagcaacaccggcgggtcggctgtggagccccctagagtggcgccttcatggcgctgaatatataccccagccgacccggcgccccctcagttccttcttgccggctactccgacagtggggacggggggcgggtttggaatggatatgagcaacacatctcgaagaacaaccgttacaacggtgagtaaccgtcttttcttcttcgagtgcttgctcatatccattccattaggtgactcccaagcccaacttaggtggtggggtcggagtgagacattgctgtgtgcaaaaccgctgatccgaaagcagcattgTCTCTGGACTGTTGCACTAGTGCAtggtgagctgtaaatgtgtggactgatgaccaaaccgccgctctacaaatgtcctggatcggaacatgtgccaggaaagcagtctaggaagcttgggccctcgtggagtgagcagtgaggtgcggtgctgagacacctgccaggtcatagcaagtccggatgcaagacgtaatccaggaggataggcgttgtgaggagaccggtgagcctttcattcggtcggccactgcaacgaaaagttgcgtcgtctttctaaagtgctttgtgcggtcaatatagaaggccagggctctgcgtacgtccagggaatgcaaacgttgatcctggcgagtggcatgtggtttaggatgaaagaccgggagaaatatatcctggttgatatgaaaaggagaaaccaccttagggagaaaggcaggatgtggacgaagctgcactttatccttatgaaaaactgtgtaagggggctcagatgtaagcgccctgagttcagaaacgcgccttgctgaggtgatggctacgaggaaggctgtcttccaggataggtacagaagtgaacaggtggccagtggctcgaatggaggacctgtgagcttggagagaaccaggttgaggtcccacgtcgggacgggctgacgttgttgtgggtacatccggtctaagcccttgaggaatctaacgaccatcgggttagagaataccgaggacgcgagttcccctgggtgaaaggccgatatagcggccaggtgaactctaattgaagatatcgccaacccctgctgttttagggagaggagatattccaaaatgagaggaatgggtgcctgcaacggggacgtggctcgttgttcgcaccaacaggagaaccgcttccacttggccaggtacgtggtgcgtgttgagggcttcctactgctcagcagaatctgttggacagagtgcgagcattgctgctctgcttgggtgagccatggagcagccacgccgtgaggtggagtgattgcaggtcggggtgacgcagccggccgtggtcctgagagatgagatccggacataatggaagcgggatcggtgtctgaaccgagagctccaacagtgtggtgtaccaatgttgtctcggccacgctggagcgatcagaattacctgtgcctggtctctgcgcaatttgagcagtaccttgtggaccagaggaaacggagggaaggcataaaacaggtggtctttccagggaaggagaaacgcatccgagagggagcccggagctcgaccttgtagggagcagaacacgtggcacttcctgttgcctcgagatgcaaacaggtctatctggggaaacccccacttctggaagatggaatgtatgatgtccggacgtatagaccactcgtgcgtctggaaggacctgctgagtcggtccgctagagtgttctggactccagggaggaacgatgccgtgagatggattgagtgggcgatgcagaagtcccacaggcgaatggcctcttggcatagaattgacgaacgtgctcctccttgcttgttgatgtaaaacatggccgtggtgttgtcgatgagaactaacacacaacggccacgtaggagattgagaaatgcctggcacgccaggcgcaccgccatcagttcccgaacattgatgtgcagggctaactggggtgcagtccacaggccctgggtatggtgttcgttgagatgggcgccccaacccagagatgaagcgtctgtgaccaggtgcagagagggttgtggggtgtgaaaaggcatcccctcgcagaccacattgtgatctagccaccaggtgagggaggtcaggaccgaattcgggaccgtgaccaccaggttcaggctgtcccgatgtgggcggtatattgatgaaacccaggtttgaagtgggcgaagccgaagtctggcatgcctggttacgtacgtgcaggaagccatgtgacccagcagggtgaggcacgacctcaccgtggtagttgggaaggtcttgagcccttgaatgaggttcttgatggtgccaaagtggttgtctggcaggatggcttgtgcacgtctggagtctagaactgcgccgatgaattctattctctgggtaggttctagagtggatttgtccttgttgagtaggatgcccaactcgttgaatgtgtgcactattatgtggacgtgagcttgaacttgctccttggtgcgactgcgtaccagccagtcgtctaggtacgggaacacctgtacccCTTGTCGACGAAgatacgctgccacgacagccatacatttcgtgaacactcttggggccgaggataggccgaagggaaggactgcaaattggtagtgcactctGCTTACcatgaatcgcaggaagcgtctgtgaggcgggtaaattgcgatatgaaagtaagcgtctttcatgtcgagggcggcgaaccagtctccaggatcgagggaagggataatggcccccaaagagaccatgcggaacttcaactttactacgaatttgttgagtccgcgcaagtccaagatgggccgcagacctcctttggacttggggatcaggaagtaacgggaataaaatcccctgcccc from Malaclemys terrapin pileata isolate rMalTer1 chromosome 8, rMalTer1.hap1, whole genome shotgun sequence carries:
- the LOC128841882 gene encoding interleukin-8-like encodes the protein MVYKLVVALAVVALTSSHELTMNGGRCSCLRTTDKIVFSPNQLKTIEILPASASCENVEIIVNLRSGRQICLDPNASQIRNIFQQLIKKKGKKNDKPRI